Proteins encoded within one genomic window of Hevea brasiliensis isolate MT/VB/25A 57/8 chromosome 8, ASM3005281v1, whole genome shotgun sequence:
- the LOC110663745 gene encoding iridoid oxidase has product MEYIYSVLVCTTLFLSLALVISLNGKKRENGTKKLPPGPPGWPLLGNIFDLGTVPHQTLRELKLKYGPVLRLRLGSMETVVIQSAKAAAELFKNHDASFCDRKCLHVLTSHNYRDGSLAVGQFSPYWRMLRRLCSMEMMTSKRINETASIRRKCIYQMIRSIEDNAVATSARGESVAVNLPHYLSTMAFNIIGNLMLSRDLLNSQSKEGYEFFQALGRVVVWAGKPNVADFLPFLQWLDPQRLKKNMLKDLGRTMEIIEGFVKERIEQHKRNEEKAKDFLDALLEFEGDGKDWPEKIPYEKIIIIILEMFFAGSETTSAVVEWAMAELLRNPEAMRKVKEELDEVVGVNRNVEESDIEKLPYLQAVLKETFRFHSPIPLLVPRNTIQDTNFMGYHIPKGTQILVNAGAIGRDPDLWEDPLAFKPERFLGSSIDYKGQNFELIPFGSGRRICVGMLLAQRIVLLGLASLIHCFDWELEKGSTPGTLDMRERTGMAVRKLVPLNVIPKKRARTMAT; this is encoded by the exons ATGGAGTACATCTACAGTGTCCTTGTTTGCACAACTCTTTTCTTGTCACTAGCTTTGGTTATATCCCTAAATGGAAAAAAGAGGGAAAATGGAACCAAAAAACTGCCTCCAGGGCCTCCTGGATGGCCACTCTTGGGCAATATTTTCGATCTTGGAACCGTGCCCCATCAAACTCTGCGGGAGCTTAAGTTGAAGTATGGACCTGTGCTCCGGTTAAGACTAGGATCCATGGAAACGGTGGTGATACAGTCGGCCAAGGCTGCGGCAGAGCTGTTCAAGAATCACGACGCCAGCTTCTGTGACCGTAAGTGTCTTCACGTATTAACGAGTCATAACTACAGAGATGGATCACTTGCAGTCGGCCAGTTTAGCCCGTACTGGCGTATGCTTAGGCGTCTTTGCTCGATGGAAATGATGACCAGTAAGCGAATCAATGAGACAGCCTCCATACGGCGGAAATGCATTTATCAAATGATAAG GAGTATTGAAGATAATGCAGTAGCTACAAGTGCAAGGGGAGAATCAGTCGCAGTGAATTTACCTCACTATCTCTCCACAATGGCATTTAACATAATTGGGAACCTCATGCTGTCACGAGACCTTTTGAATTCACAAAGCAAAGAAGGATATGAATTTTTTCAAGCCCTGGGAAGGGTTGTAGTGTGGGCAGGGAAGCCGAATGTAGCAGACTTTCTACCATTCTTGCAATGGTTAGATCCACAAAGACTAAAGAAGAACATGTTGAAAGACTTGGGACGAACGATGGAGATTATTGAAGGGTTTGTGAAAGAGAGGATTGAGCAGCACAAACGGAATGAGGAGAAGGCTAAGGACTTCCTAGACGCGTTGTTGGAATTTGAAGGTGATGGAAAAGATTGGCCGGAGAAGATCCCATATGAAAAAATCATCATAATCATATTG GAAATGTTTTTTGCTGGTTCAGAGACTACCAGCGCAGTAGTAGAATGGGCCATGGCAGAGTTACTTCGAAACCCCGAAGCCATGAGAAAGGTTAAAGAAGAACTCGATGAAGTAGTTGGAGTAAATAGAAATGTTGAAGAGAGTGACATAGAGAAGCTGCCATATTTGCAAGCTGTTTTGAAGGAAACATTTCGATTCCATTCTCCAATTCCTTTACTCGTTCCGAGAAACACAATACAAGATACAAATTTTATGGGGTACCACATACCCAAAGGTACTCAAATTCTTGTGAATGCAGGGGCAATAGGAAGAGACCCAGATTTATGGGAAGATCCACTGGCCTTCAAGCCTGAGAGATTTCTTGGTTCAAGCATTGACTACAAAGGGCAAAATTTTGAGCTTATTCCATTTGGATCAGGGAGGCGGATTTGTGTAGGGATGTTACTGGCTCAACGAATAGTTCTCCTTGGTCTGGCATCTTTAATTCACTGTTTTGATTGGGAGCTTGAGAAAGGATCAACTCCAGGAACCTTAGATATGAGAGAAAGGACTGGGATGGCAGTGAGAAAGCTTGTGCCTTTGAATGTCATACCCAAGAAACGTGCAAGGACCATGGCTACTTGA